The Xenopus laevis strain J_2021 chromosome 5L, Xenopus_laevis_v10.1, whole genome shotgun sequence genome has a segment encoding these proteins:
- the LOC108716369 gene encoding G-protein coupled receptor 35, with product MNCSSSTNVTESYLQLLNVTVTIPLLFFGIMCNGLALWVFCCKMKKWKVTVIYMVSLIMSDILILLTFPFQLYTYFSVSRLEHNLCNALVSLYSMNMYTSIFTITIISVDRYLAIRFPVKSKRWRSPGKATAMCCMLWLFQISLTVVLTLKIDYIFPVCFQYVGSTLNPLFLLFTVVGFIVPLIIISFCTVQVIRTLYWKETKDVNEQRSVRKAINIVLSNLVVFVICFLPVNLGFTIRFAAETLEATCYTIEQIQHFNSVALLVANSNCVLDSLCYYFVAGEFWKASDLSPKNRFTKHL from the coding sequence ATGAACTGCTCCAGTTCAACCAATGTGACGGAGTCCTATCTACAGCTCCTCAATGTAACTGTCACCATCCCTCTGTTGTTTTTTGGCATCATGTGCAATGGCCTGGCCCTATGGGTTTTCTGCTGCAAGATGAAGAAATGGAAAGTCACTGTTATATACATGGTCAGCCTTATCATGTCAGATATTCTAATCCTATTGACCTTTCCCTTCCAACTATATACCTACTTCTCTGTTTCAAGATTGGAACACAACCTATGCAACGCATTAGTTTCCCTTTATTCAATGAACATGTACACGAGCATCTTTACGATCACTATTATATCTGTGGATCGCTATCTGGCAATCAGGTTTCCTGTGAAGTCCAAGCGTTGGAGGTCTCCTGGGAAGGCAACTGCTATGTGCTGCATGCTGTGGCTCTTCCAAATCTCTTTAACTGTTGTTTTGACATTGAAAATAGATTACATTTTCCCTGTCTGCTTCCAATATGTTGGCAGCACCCTCAATccattatttctgctttttactGTAGTTGGGTTTATAGTCCCATTGATCATTATAAGCTTCTGTACTGTACAAGTGATCAGAACCCTTTATTGGAAAGAAACAAAAGATGTCAATGAACAAAGGTCAGTCAGGAAAGCCATTAACATTGTCCTTTCTAACTTGGTGGTGTTTGTTATCTGCTTCTTGCCGGTCAACTTGGGATTTACAATTCGCTTTGCGGCCGAGACATTAGAAGCCACATGCTACACCATAGAACAAATACAACACTTCAATTCTGTAGCCCTGTTGGTGGCTAACTCCAACTGTGTTCTGGACTCGCTGTGCTATTATTTTGTAGCAGGAGAATTTTGGAAGGCTTCGGATCTGTCACCAAAGAATAGATTCACAAAACACTTGTAG